The Bradyrhizobium sp. WSM471 genome includes the window CGGCGGCCGGTGCTGACATCCGGATTCCTCACCGATGCCGTCCGCGCCGCGTCCAGGCAGCCAGCGACCGCGGCGAGCAGCGCGTCGGGCCGGAACGGCTTCTGCAGGCTCGCGACCGCGCCGAGCTTGGTCGCCATCCTGAGGAAGTCCGGCTCCGCATGGGCATCCGGCGTGAACGAACGGCCGGAAATGACGACGATCGGAATCGCCGGCTGCAGCGCCCGGATGTGGCGCATCGTCTCCAGGCCGTCCATGCCGGGCATGAAGATGTCGAGAAACAGCAAGTCGAACTGGCTGGCCTCGAACAGCGCAAGTCCCTTGCGGCCGTCTCCGGCGACGGTGATGTGATGACCGACCCTCTCCAGGAGCAGCCGGATCGTCATCTGCACGGCCGGGTCGTCATCCACGATCAGGATGTTGGCCACGTCTGGTATCCTCCGGGCCGGATGGGGCTTCCCAGCGACCGCAAATCAAACCATCAACTCTGAAATTGTTGCGCGGATTGCATCCGGCCTGCAAGCACTTCGCCATCGATCCGACGATTGCTCGCAAATGGCGAAACGATGCCGCCAACTTATGCACGGTGACGTGCACAAGCACTCGCGACAACCGCGCGCCATAGGCCTAGTCGGTCAAATATTCCGGATAGTGGCTTCGG containing:
- a CDS encoding response regulator, yielding MANILIVDDDPAVQMTIRLLLERVGHHITVAGDGRKGLALFEASQFDLLFLDIFMPGMDGLETMRHIRALQPAIPIVVISGRSFTPDAHAEPDFLRMATKLGAVASLQKPFRPDALLAAVAGCLDAARTASVRNPDVSTGRR